In Populus trichocarpa isolate Nisqually-1 chromosome 7, P.trichocarpa_v4.1, whole genome shotgun sequence, the following proteins share a genomic window:
- the LOC7473154 gene encoding splicing factor U2af large subunit B isoform X5 → MTDYEAERYEGNGGADFENQSYGAGGADSSPQPRGADDHSDSKSERGSRDYERESSKSREKERSKDRDRGRDRERDRDKDREKSKDRDRDRDRDKDRHRDRDRHRDRTERRDRGRDRDGDDYHRSRDYDRQRDYDRDKEDRHRRRSRSRSKGRSEHRSRSRSKSKRISGFDMAPPASAMLPSAAAAAVAAAGQITGTTPPIPGMFPNMFPLGTGQQFGALPVMPVQAMTQQATRHARRVYVGGLPPIANEQSVATFFSQVMAAIGGNTAGPGDAVVNVYINHEKKFAFVEMRSVEEASNAMALDGIIFEGAPVKVRRPSDYNPSLAATLGPSQPNPNLNLAAVGLTPGSAGGLEGPDRIFVGGLPYYFTEAQIRELLESFGALRGFDLVKDRETGNSKGYAFCVYQDLSVTDIACAALNGIKMGDKTLTVRRANQGTNQPKPEQENVLLHAQQQIALQRLMLQPPPVVTKVVCLTQVVTVDELKDDDEYEDILEDIRMEAGKFGQLVNVVIPRPRPDGENAPGVGKVFLEYADTEGSSKARAGMNGRKFGGNHVVAVFFPENKFSQGEYDD, encoded by the exons atGACTGATTATGAAGCAGAAAGATACGAAGGTAACGGCGGTGCCGACTTCGAAAACCAGAGCTACGGTGCCGGCGGCGCTGATTCCTCTCCTCAGCCTCGCGGCGCTGATGATCACAGCGATTCTAAGTCTGAG CGTGGGTCTCGTGACTATGAGAGGGAGTCTTCAAAAAGTAGGGAAAAAGAGAGAAGCAAAGACAGGGACAGAGGTAGAGATAGGGAAAGAGATCGAGACAAGGATAGGGAGAAAAGTAAGGACAGGGATAGAGATAGGGACCGAGACAAGGATCGTCATCGTGATCGTGATCGCCATAGAGATCGCACTGAAAGGAGGGATCGAGGTCGAGATAGGGATGGTGATGATTATCACCGAAGCCGAGACTATGACAG GCAGAGAGACTATGATAGAGACAAAGAAGACAGGCATAGACGTCGGTCGCGATCTCGTTCAAAGGGTAGATCTGAGCACAGATCAAGGTCACGCTCTAAGAG CAAAAGGATCAGTGGTTTTGATATGGCTCCTCCTGCTTCTGCAATGTTGCCtagtgctgctgctgctgctgttgctgctgcag GTCAGATTACTGGGACAACTCCTCCCATTCCTGGAATGTTTCCCAACATGTTTCCTTTAGGGACTGGTCAG CAGTTTGGTGCTCTCCCTGTTATGCCAGTTCAGGCAATGACTCAACAG GCTACCAGGCATGCACGGAGGGTCTATGTTGGCGGGCTTCCACCTATAGCTAATGAACAG TCTGTGGCTACCTTTTTTAGCCAGGTTATGGCTGCCATTGGAGGGAACACTGCAGGCCCGG GGGATGCTGTTGTTAATGTTTATATAAATCATGAAAAGAAGTTTGCATTTGTGGAGATGAGATCTGTTGAGGAGGCCAGCAATGCAATGGCTTTGGATGGGATTATTTTCgag gGAGCACCTGTTAAGGTCAGGAGACCGAGTGACTATAACCCATCTCTGGCTGCAACACTTGGTCCAAGCCAGCCCAATCCCAATCTTAATCTGGCAGCAGTTGGCCTTACTCCTGGTTCTGCTGGTGGACTCGAGGGTCCAGACCGCATTTTTGTGGGTGGACTCCCTTATTACTTCACAGAAGCACAGATCAGGGAGTTGTTGGAGTCTTTTGGAGCCCTCCGTGGTTTTGATCTTGTAAAAGACAGGGAAACTGGGAACTCAAAAGGCTATGCATTTTGTGTTTACCAAGATCTTTCAGTTACAGACATAGCCTGTGCTGCTCTGAATGGAATTAAAATGGGTGATAAAACTCTCACTGTTCGACGTGCCAACCAGGGCACCAACCAGCCTAAACCAGAGCAAGAGAATGTACTATTGCATGCTCAGCAGCAGATTGCATTGCAG aggCTTATGTTACAGCCACCACCTGTAGTCACGAAAGTTGTATGCCTAACTCAAGTAGTTACTGTGGATGAGCTCAAAGATgatgatgagtatgaagacaTTTTGGAAGACATTAGAATGGAAGCCGGGAAATTTG GTCAACTGGTGAATGTTGTGATCCCACGCCCAAGACCAGATGGTGAAAATGCACCAGGAGTTGGGAAG GTGTTCTTGGAATATGCAGACACTGAAGGTTCTTCAAAAGCACGAGCAGGGATGAACGGGAGGAAATTTGGCGGAAATCACGTTGTGGCTGTCTTTTTTCCAGAGAACAAGTTCTCCCAGGGAGAATATGATGACTAA
- the LOC7473154 gene encoding splicing factor U2af large subunit B isoform X3 has protein sequence MKQKDTKVTAVPTSKTRATVPAALIPLLSLAALMITAILSLSVGLVTMRGSLQKVGKKREAKTGTEVEIGKEIETRIGRKVRTGIEIGTETRIVIVIVIAIEIALKGGIEVEIGMVMIITEAETMTGRETMIETKKTGIDVGRDLVQRVDLSTDQGHALRAKGSVVLIWLLLLLQCCLVLLLLLLLLQCGKSVSNYMVSFGQITGTTPPIPGMFPNMFPLGTGQQFGALPVMPVQAMTQQATRHARRVYVGGLPPIANEQSVATFFSQVMAAIGGNTAGPGDAVVNVYINHEKKFAFVEMRSVEEASNAMALDGIIFEGAPVKVRRPSDYNPSLAATLGPSQPNPNLNLAAVGLTPGSAGGLEGPDRIFVGGLPYYFTEAQIRELLESFGALRGFDLVKDRETGNSKGYAFCVYQDLSVTDIACAALNGIKMGDKTLTVRRANQGTNQPKPEQENVLLHAQQQIALQRLMLQPPPVVTKVVCLTQVVTVDELKDDDEYEDILEDIRMEAGKFGQLVNVVIPRPRPDGENAPGVGKVFLEYADTEGSSKARAGMNGRKFGGNHVVAVFFPENKFSQGEYDD, from the exons ATGAAGCAGAAAGATACGAAGGTAACGGCGGTGCCGACTTCGAAAACCAGAGCTACGGTGCCGGCGGCGCTGATTCCTCTCCTCAGCCTCGCGGCGCTGATGATCACAGCGATTCTAAGTCTGAG CGTGGGTCTCGTGACTATGAGAGGGAGTCTTCAAAAAGTAGGGAAAAAGAGAGAAGCAAAGACAGGGACAGAGGTAGAGATAGGGAAAGAGATCGAGACAAGGATAGGGAGAAAAGTAAGGACAGGGATAGAGATAGGGACCGAGACAAGGATCGTCATCGTGATCGTGATCGCCATAGAGATCGCACTGAAAGGAGGGATCGAGGTCGAGATAGGGATGGTGATGATTATCACCGAAGCCGAGACTATGACAG GCAGAGAGACTATGATAGAGACAAAGAAGACAGGCATAGACGTCGGTCGCGATCTCGTTCAAAGGGTAGATCTGAGCACAGATCAAGGTCACGCTCTAAGAG CAAAAGGATCAGTGGTTTTGATATGGCTCCTCCTGCTTCTGCAATGTTGCCtagtgctgctgctgctgctgttgctgctgcag TGTGGAAAATCCGTATCAAATTACATGGTATCATTTG GTCAGATTACTGGGACAACTCCTCCCATTCCTGGAATGTTTCCCAACATGTTTCCTTTAGGGACTGGTCAG CAGTTTGGTGCTCTCCCTGTTATGCCAGTTCAGGCAATGACTCAACAG GCTACCAGGCATGCACGGAGGGTCTATGTTGGCGGGCTTCCACCTATAGCTAATGAACAG TCTGTGGCTACCTTTTTTAGCCAGGTTATGGCTGCCATTGGAGGGAACACTGCAGGCCCGG GGGATGCTGTTGTTAATGTTTATATAAATCATGAAAAGAAGTTTGCATTTGTGGAGATGAGATCTGTTGAGGAGGCCAGCAATGCAATGGCTTTGGATGGGATTATTTTCgag gGAGCACCTGTTAAGGTCAGGAGACCGAGTGACTATAACCCATCTCTGGCTGCAACACTTGGTCCAAGCCAGCCCAATCCCAATCTTAATCTGGCAGCAGTTGGCCTTACTCCTGGTTCTGCTGGTGGACTCGAGGGTCCAGACCGCATTTTTGTGGGTGGACTCCCTTATTACTTCACAGAAGCACAGATCAGGGAGTTGTTGGAGTCTTTTGGAGCCCTCCGTGGTTTTGATCTTGTAAAAGACAGGGAAACTGGGAACTCAAAAGGCTATGCATTTTGTGTTTACCAAGATCTTTCAGTTACAGACATAGCCTGTGCTGCTCTGAATGGAATTAAAATGGGTGATAAAACTCTCACTGTTCGACGTGCCAACCAGGGCACCAACCAGCCTAAACCAGAGCAAGAGAATGTACTATTGCATGCTCAGCAGCAGATTGCATTGCAG aggCTTATGTTACAGCCACCACCTGTAGTCACGAAAGTTGTATGCCTAACTCAAGTAGTTACTGTGGATGAGCTCAAAGATgatgatgagtatgaagacaTTTTGGAAGACATTAGAATGGAAGCCGGGAAATTTG GTCAACTGGTGAATGTTGTGATCCCACGCCCAAGACCAGATGGTGAAAATGCACCAGGAGTTGGGAAG GTGTTCTTGGAATATGCAGACACTGAAGGTTCTTCAAAAGCACGAGCAGGGATGAACGGGAGGAAATTTGGCGGAAATCACGTTGTGGCTGTCTTTTTTCCAGAGAACAAGTTCTCCCAGGGAGAATATGATGACTAA
- the LOC7473154 gene encoding splicing factor U2af large subunit B isoform X6: protein MTDYEAERYEGNGGADFENQSYGAGGADSSPQPRGADDHSDSKSERGSRDYERESSKSREKERSKDRDRGRDRERDRDKDREKSKDRDRDRDRDKDRHRDRDRHRDRTERRDRGRDRDGDDYHRSRDYDSRQRDYDRDKEDRHRRRSRSRSKGRSEHRSRSRSKSKRISGFDMAPPASAMLPSAAAAAVAAAGQITGTTPPIPGMFPNMFPLGTGQFGALPVMPVQAMTQQATRHARRVYVGGLPPIANEQSVATFFSQVMAAIGGNTAGPGDAVVNVYINHEKKFAFVEMRSVEEASNAMALDGIIFEGAPVKVRRPSDYNPSLAATLGPSQPNPNLNLAAVGLTPGSAGGLEGPDRIFVGGLPYYFTEAQIRELLESFGALRGFDLVKDRETGNSKGYAFCVYQDLSVTDIACAALNGIKMGDKTLTVRRANQGTNQPKPEQENVLLHAQQQIALQRLMLQPPPVVTKVVCLTQVVTVDELKDDDEYEDILEDIRMEAGKFGQLVNVVIPRPRPDGENAPGVGKVFLEYADTEGSSKARAGMNGRKFGGNHVVAVFFPENKFSQGEYDD, encoded by the exons atGACTGATTATGAAGCAGAAAGATACGAAGGTAACGGCGGTGCCGACTTCGAAAACCAGAGCTACGGTGCCGGCGGCGCTGATTCCTCTCCTCAGCCTCGCGGCGCTGATGATCACAGCGATTCTAAGTCTGAG CGTGGGTCTCGTGACTATGAGAGGGAGTCTTCAAAAAGTAGGGAAAAAGAGAGAAGCAAAGACAGGGACAGAGGTAGAGATAGGGAAAGAGATCGAGACAAGGATAGGGAGAAAAGTAAGGACAGGGATAGAGATAGGGACCGAGACAAGGATCGTCATCGTGATCGTGATCGCCATAGAGATCGCACTGAAAGGAGGGATCGAGGTCGAGATAGGGATGGTGATGATTATCACCGAAGCCGAGACTATGACAG CAGGCAGAGAGACTATGATAGAGACAAAGAAGACAGGCATAGACGTCGGTCGCGATCTCGTTCAAAGGGTAGATCTGAGCACAGATCAAGGTCACGCTCTAAGAG CAAAAGGATCAGTGGTTTTGATATGGCTCCTCCTGCTTCTGCAATGTTGCCtagtgctgctgctgctgctgttgctgctgcag GTCAGATTACTGGGACAACTCCTCCCATTCCTGGAATGTTTCCCAACATGTTTCCTTTAGGGACTGGTCAG TTTGGTGCTCTCCCTGTTATGCCAGTTCAGGCAATGACTCAACAG GCTACCAGGCATGCACGGAGGGTCTATGTTGGCGGGCTTCCACCTATAGCTAATGAACAG TCTGTGGCTACCTTTTTTAGCCAGGTTATGGCTGCCATTGGAGGGAACACTGCAGGCCCGG GGGATGCTGTTGTTAATGTTTATATAAATCATGAAAAGAAGTTTGCATTTGTGGAGATGAGATCTGTTGAGGAGGCCAGCAATGCAATGGCTTTGGATGGGATTATTTTCgag gGAGCACCTGTTAAGGTCAGGAGACCGAGTGACTATAACCCATCTCTGGCTGCAACACTTGGTCCAAGCCAGCCCAATCCCAATCTTAATCTGGCAGCAGTTGGCCTTACTCCTGGTTCTGCTGGTGGACTCGAGGGTCCAGACCGCATTTTTGTGGGTGGACTCCCTTATTACTTCACAGAAGCACAGATCAGGGAGTTGTTGGAGTCTTTTGGAGCCCTCCGTGGTTTTGATCTTGTAAAAGACAGGGAAACTGGGAACTCAAAAGGCTATGCATTTTGTGTTTACCAAGATCTTTCAGTTACAGACATAGCCTGTGCTGCTCTGAATGGAATTAAAATGGGTGATAAAACTCTCACTGTTCGACGTGCCAACCAGGGCACCAACCAGCCTAAACCAGAGCAAGAGAATGTACTATTGCATGCTCAGCAGCAGATTGCATTGCAG aggCTTATGTTACAGCCACCACCTGTAGTCACGAAAGTTGTATGCCTAACTCAAGTAGTTACTGTGGATGAGCTCAAAGATgatgatgagtatgaagacaTTTTGGAAGACATTAGAATGGAAGCCGGGAAATTTG GTCAACTGGTGAATGTTGTGATCCCACGCCCAAGACCAGATGGTGAAAATGCACCAGGAGTTGGGAAG GTGTTCTTGGAATATGCAGACACTGAAGGTTCTTCAAAAGCACGAGCAGGGATGAACGGGAGGAAATTTGGCGGAAATCACGTTGTGGCTGTCTTTTTTCCAGAGAACAAGTTCTCCCAGGGAGAATATGATGACTAA
- the LOC7473154 gene encoding splicing factor U2af large subunit B isoform X4, giving the protein MTDYEAERYEGNGGADFENQSYGAGGADSSPQPRGADDHSDSKSERGSRDYERESSKSREKERSKDRDRGRDRERDRDKDREKSKDRDRDRDRDKDRHRDRDRHRDRTERRDRGRDRDGDDYHRSRDYDSRQRDYDRDKEDRHRRRSRSRSKGRSEHRSRSRSKSKRISGFDMAPPASAMLPSAAAAAVAAAGQITGTTPPIPGMFPNMFPLGTGQQFGALPVMPVQAMTQQATRHARRVYVGGLPPIANEQSVATFFSQVMAAIGGNTAGPGDAVVNVYINHEKKFAFVEMRSVEEASNAMALDGIIFEGAPVKVRRPSDYNPSLAATLGPSQPNPNLNLAAVGLTPGSAGGLEGPDRIFVGGLPYYFTEAQIRELLESFGALRGFDLVKDRETGNSKGYAFCVYQDLSVTDIACAALNGIKMGDKTLTVRRANQGTNQPKPEQENVLLHAQQQIALQRLMLQPPPVVTKVVCLTQVVTVDELKDDDEYEDILEDIRMEAGKFGQLVNVVIPRPRPDGENAPGVGKVFLEYADTEGSSKARAGMNGRKFGGNHVVAVFFPENKFSQGEYDD; this is encoded by the exons atGACTGATTATGAAGCAGAAAGATACGAAGGTAACGGCGGTGCCGACTTCGAAAACCAGAGCTACGGTGCCGGCGGCGCTGATTCCTCTCCTCAGCCTCGCGGCGCTGATGATCACAGCGATTCTAAGTCTGAG CGTGGGTCTCGTGACTATGAGAGGGAGTCTTCAAAAAGTAGGGAAAAAGAGAGAAGCAAAGACAGGGACAGAGGTAGAGATAGGGAAAGAGATCGAGACAAGGATAGGGAGAAAAGTAAGGACAGGGATAGAGATAGGGACCGAGACAAGGATCGTCATCGTGATCGTGATCGCCATAGAGATCGCACTGAAAGGAGGGATCGAGGTCGAGATAGGGATGGTGATGATTATCACCGAAGCCGAGACTATGACAG CAGGCAGAGAGACTATGATAGAGACAAAGAAGACAGGCATAGACGTCGGTCGCGATCTCGTTCAAAGGGTAGATCTGAGCACAGATCAAGGTCACGCTCTAAGAG CAAAAGGATCAGTGGTTTTGATATGGCTCCTCCTGCTTCTGCAATGTTGCCtagtgctgctgctgctgctgttgctgctgcag GTCAGATTACTGGGACAACTCCTCCCATTCCTGGAATGTTTCCCAACATGTTTCCTTTAGGGACTGGTCAG CAGTTTGGTGCTCTCCCTGTTATGCCAGTTCAGGCAATGACTCAACAG GCTACCAGGCATGCACGGAGGGTCTATGTTGGCGGGCTTCCACCTATAGCTAATGAACAG TCTGTGGCTACCTTTTTTAGCCAGGTTATGGCTGCCATTGGAGGGAACACTGCAGGCCCGG GGGATGCTGTTGTTAATGTTTATATAAATCATGAAAAGAAGTTTGCATTTGTGGAGATGAGATCTGTTGAGGAGGCCAGCAATGCAATGGCTTTGGATGGGATTATTTTCgag gGAGCACCTGTTAAGGTCAGGAGACCGAGTGACTATAACCCATCTCTGGCTGCAACACTTGGTCCAAGCCAGCCCAATCCCAATCTTAATCTGGCAGCAGTTGGCCTTACTCCTGGTTCTGCTGGTGGACTCGAGGGTCCAGACCGCATTTTTGTGGGTGGACTCCCTTATTACTTCACAGAAGCACAGATCAGGGAGTTGTTGGAGTCTTTTGGAGCCCTCCGTGGTTTTGATCTTGTAAAAGACAGGGAAACTGGGAACTCAAAAGGCTATGCATTTTGTGTTTACCAAGATCTTTCAGTTACAGACATAGCCTGTGCTGCTCTGAATGGAATTAAAATGGGTGATAAAACTCTCACTGTTCGACGTGCCAACCAGGGCACCAACCAGCCTAAACCAGAGCAAGAGAATGTACTATTGCATGCTCAGCAGCAGATTGCATTGCAG aggCTTATGTTACAGCCACCACCTGTAGTCACGAAAGTTGTATGCCTAACTCAAGTAGTTACTGTGGATGAGCTCAAAGATgatgatgagtatgaagacaTTTTGGAAGACATTAGAATGGAAGCCGGGAAATTTG GTCAACTGGTGAATGTTGTGATCCCACGCCCAAGACCAGATGGTGAAAATGCACCAGGAGTTGGGAAG GTGTTCTTGGAATATGCAGACACTGAAGGTTCTTCAAAAGCACGAGCAGGGATGAACGGGAGGAAATTTGGCGGAAATCACGTTGTGGCTGTCTTTTTTCCAGAGAACAAGTTCTCCCAGGGAGAATATGATGACTAA
- the LOC7473154 gene encoding splicing factor U2af large subunit B isoform X2, which yields MKQKDTKVTAVPTSKTRATVPAALIPLLSLAALMITAILSLSVGLVTMRGSLQKVGKKREAKTGTEVEIGKEIETRIGRKVRTGIEIGTETRIVIVIVIAIEIALKGGIEVEIGMVMIITEAETMTAGRETMIETKKTGIDVGRDLVQRVDLSTDQGHALRAKGSVVLIWLLLLLQCCLVLLLLLLLLQCGKSVSNYMVSFGQITGTTPPIPGMFPNMFPLGTGQFGALPVMPVQAMTQQATRHARRVYVGGLPPIANEQSVATFFSQVMAAIGGNTAGPGDAVVNVYINHEKKFAFVEMRSVEEASNAMALDGIIFEGAPVKVRRPSDYNPSLAATLGPSQPNPNLNLAAVGLTPGSAGGLEGPDRIFVGGLPYYFTEAQIRELLESFGALRGFDLVKDRETGNSKGYAFCVYQDLSVTDIACAALNGIKMGDKTLTVRRANQGTNQPKPEQENVLLHAQQQIALQRLMLQPPPVVTKVVCLTQVVTVDELKDDDEYEDILEDIRMEAGKFGQLVNVVIPRPRPDGENAPGVGKVFLEYADTEGSSKARAGMNGRKFGGNHVVAVFFPENKFSQGEYDD from the exons ATGAAGCAGAAAGATACGAAGGTAACGGCGGTGCCGACTTCGAAAACCAGAGCTACGGTGCCGGCGGCGCTGATTCCTCTCCTCAGCCTCGCGGCGCTGATGATCACAGCGATTCTAAGTCTGAG CGTGGGTCTCGTGACTATGAGAGGGAGTCTTCAAAAAGTAGGGAAAAAGAGAGAAGCAAAGACAGGGACAGAGGTAGAGATAGGGAAAGAGATCGAGACAAGGATAGGGAGAAAAGTAAGGACAGGGATAGAGATAGGGACCGAGACAAGGATCGTCATCGTGATCGTGATCGCCATAGAGATCGCACTGAAAGGAGGGATCGAGGTCGAGATAGGGATGGTGATGATTATCACCGAAGCCGAGACTATGACAG CAGGCAGAGAGACTATGATAGAGACAAAGAAGACAGGCATAGACGTCGGTCGCGATCTCGTTCAAAGGGTAGATCTGAGCACAGATCAAGGTCACGCTCTAAGAG CAAAAGGATCAGTGGTTTTGATATGGCTCCTCCTGCTTCTGCAATGTTGCCtagtgctgctgctgctgctgttgctgctgcag TGTGGAAAATCCGTATCAAATTACATGGTATCATTTG GTCAGATTACTGGGACAACTCCTCCCATTCCTGGAATGTTTCCCAACATGTTTCCTTTAGGGACTGGTCAG TTTGGTGCTCTCCCTGTTATGCCAGTTCAGGCAATGACTCAACAG GCTACCAGGCATGCACGGAGGGTCTATGTTGGCGGGCTTCCACCTATAGCTAATGAACAG TCTGTGGCTACCTTTTTTAGCCAGGTTATGGCTGCCATTGGAGGGAACACTGCAGGCCCGG GGGATGCTGTTGTTAATGTTTATATAAATCATGAAAAGAAGTTTGCATTTGTGGAGATGAGATCTGTTGAGGAGGCCAGCAATGCAATGGCTTTGGATGGGATTATTTTCgag gGAGCACCTGTTAAGGTCAGGAGACCGAGTGACTATAACCCATCTCTGGCTGCAACACTTGGTCCAAGCCAGCCCAATCCCAATCTTAATCTGGCAGCAGTTGGCCTTACTCCTGGTTCTGCTGGTGGACTCGAGGGTCCAGACCGCATTTTTGTGGGTGGACTCCCTTATTACTTCACAGAAGCACAGATCAGGGAGTTGTTGGAGTCTTTTGGAGCCCTCCGTGGTTTTGATCTTGTAAAAGACAGGGAAACTGGGAACTCAAAAGGCTATGCATTTTGTGTTTACCAAGATCTTTCAGTTACAGACATAGCCTGTGCTGCTCTGAATGGAATTAAAATGGGTGATAAAACTCTCACTGTTCGACGTGCCAACCAGGGCACCAACCAGCCTAAACCAGAGCAAGAGAATGTACTATTGCATGCTCAGCAGCAGATTGCATTGCAG aggCTTATGTTACAGCCACCACCTGTAGTCACGAAAGTTGTATGCCTAACTCAAGTAGTTACTGTGGATGAGCTCAAAGATgatgatgagtatgaagacaTTTTGGAAGACATTAGAATGGAAGCCGGGAAATTTG GTCAACTGGTGAATGTTGTGATCCCACGCCCAAGACCAGATGGTGAAAATGCACCAGGAGTTGGGAAG GTGTTCTTGGAATATGCAGACACTGAAGGTTCTTCAAAAGCACGAGCAGGGATGAACGGGAGGAAATTTGGCGGAAATCACGTTGTGGCTGTCTTTTTTCCAGAGAACAAGTTCTCCCAGGGAGAATATGATGACTAA
- the LOC7473154 gene encoding splicing factor U2af large subunit B isoform X1, whose protein sequence is MKQKDTKVTAVPTSKTRATVPAALIPLLSLAALMITAILSLSVGLVTMRGSLQKVGKKREAKTGTEVEIGKEIETRIGRKVRTGIEIGTETRIVIVIVIAIEIALKGGIEVEIGMVMIITEAETMTAGRETMIETKKTGIDVGRDLVQRVDLSTDQGHALRAKGSVVLIWLLLLLQCCLVLLLLLLLLQCGKSVSNYMVSFGQITGTTPPIPGMFPNMFPLGTGQQFGALPVMPVQAMTQQATRHARRVYVGGLPPIANEQSVATFFSQVMAAIGGNTAGPGDAVVNVYINHEKKFAFVEMRSVEEASNAMALDGIIFEGAPVKVRRPSDYNPSLAATLGPSQPNPNLNLAAVGLTPGSAGGLEGPDRIFVGGLPYYFTEAQIRELLESFGALRGFDLVKDRETGNSKGYAFCVYQDLSVTDIACAALNGIKMGDKTLTVRRANQGTNQPKPEQENVLLHAQQQIALQRLMLQPPPVVTKVVCLTQVVTVDELKDDDEYEDILEDIRMEAGKFGQLVNVVIPRPRPDGENAPGVGKVFLEYADTEGSSKARAGMNGRKFGGNHVVAVFFPENKFSQGEYDD, encoded by the exons ATGAAGCAGAAAGATACGAAGGTAACGGCGGTGCCGACTTCGAAAACCAGAGCTACGGTGCCGGCGGCGCTGATTCCTCTCCTCAGCCTCGCGGCGCTGATGATCACAGCGATTCTAAGTCTGAG CGTGGGTCTCGTGACTATGAGAGGGAGTCTTCAAAAAGTAGGGAAAAAGAGAGAAGCAAAGACAGGGACAGAGGTAGAGATAGGGAAAGAGATCGAGACAAGGATAGGGAGAAAAGTAAGGACAGGGATAGAGATAGGGACCGAGACAAGGATCGTCATCGTGATCGTGATCGCCATAGAGATCGCACTGAAAGGAGGGATCGAGGTCGAGATAGGGATGGTGATGATTATCACCGAAGCCGAGACTATGACAG CAGGCAGAGAGACTATGATAGAGACAAAGAAGACAGGCATAGACGTCGGTCGCGATCTCGTTCAAAGGGTAGATCTGAGCACAGATCAAGGTCACGCTCTAAGAG CAAAAGGATCAGTGGTTTTGATATGGCTCCTCCTGCTTCTGCAATGTTGCCtagtgctgctgctgctgctgttgctgctgcag TGTGGAAAATCCGTATCAAATTACATGGTATCATTTG GTCAGATTACTGGGACAACTCCTCCCATTCCTGGAATGTTTCCCAACATGTTTCCTTTAGGGACTGGTCAG CAGTTTGGTGCTCTCCCTGTTATGCCAGTTCAGGCAATGACTCAACAG GCTACCAGGCATGCACGGAGGGTCTATGTTGGCGGGCTTCCACCTATAGCTAATGAACAG TCTGTGGCTACCTTTTTTAGCCAGGTTATGGCTGCCATTGGAGGGAACACTGCAGGCCCGG GGGATGCTGTTGTTAATGTTTATATAAATCATGAAAAGAAGTTTGCATTTGTGGAGATGAGATCTGTTGAGGAGGCCAGCAATGCAATGGCTTTGGATGGGATTATTTTCgag gGAGCACCTGTTAAGGTCAGGAGACCGAGTGACTATAACCCATCTCTGGCTGCAACACTTGGTCCAAGCCAGCCCAATCCCAATCTTAATCTGGCAGCAGTTGGCCTTACTCCTGGTTCTGCTGGTGGACTCGAGGGTCCAGACCGCATTTTTGTGGGTGGACTCCCTTATTACTTCACAGAAGCACAGATCAGGGAGTTGTTGGAGTCTTTTGGAGCCCTCCGTGGTTTTGATCTTGTAAAAGACAGGGAAACTGGGAACTCAAAAGGCTATGCATTTTGTGTTTACCAAGATCTTTCAGTTACAGACATAGCCTGTGCTGCTCTGAATGGAATTAAAATGGGTGATAAAACTCTCACTGTTCGACGTGCCAACCAGGGCACCAACCAGCCTAAACCAGAGCAAGAGAATGTACTATTGCATGCTCAGCAGCAGATTGCATTGCAG aggCTTATGTTACAGCCACCACCTGTAGTCACGAAAGTTGTATGCCTAACTCAAGTAGTTACTGTGGATGAGCTCAAAGATgatgatgagtatgaagacaTTTTGGAAGACATTAGAATGGAAGCCGGGAAATTTG GTCAACTGGTGAATGTTGTGATCCCACGCCCAAGACCAGATGGTGAAAATGCACCAGGAGTTGGGAAG GTGTTCTTGGAATATGCAGACACTGAAGGTTCTTCAAAAGCACGAGCAGGGATGAACGGGAGGAAATTTGGCGGAAATCACGTTGTGGCTGTCTTTTTTCCAGAGAACAAGTTCTCCCAGGGAGAATATGATGACTAA